A genomic stretch from Telmatocola sphagniphila includes:
- a CDS encoding menaquinone biosynthesis family protein: MKTLKTLTIAYTPDSDDAFYYDALETGLIPLPGFRPHFFTENMSCLNQKALQGVYDVTAISSVIYPQISREYAILNVGTSVGRGYGPVLVSREFSKMENLNGKRVGVPGIPTTGWFLLKCFCPDALMIEMQFDEIADAINAGNLDAGVMIHEELLYYPQLGLKCVADLGAEWCQRHDLPLPVGLNVIRRSLGTASMERICSGIRQSLEFSLAHSSEALSRVRRMGRGEAGQCTEKFVSMFANSDSVRMPADVREALNVLLCQVVDLGMSSEMPQLTIIEGMIPERIHAHKQVG, encoded by the coding sequence ATGAAAACTCTCAAAACGTTAACCATTGCCTATACGCCCGATAGCGACGACGCTTTTTATTACGATGCCCTTGAAACCGGTCTGATCCCGCTTCCAGGTTTTCGTCCCCATTTCTTTACGGAGAATATGAGTTGCTTAAATCAGAAGGCACTACAAGGTGTTTACGATGTCACAGCTATTTCTTCGGTGATATACCCTCAAATCAGCAGGGAATACGCGATTCTCAACGTTGGAACAAGCGTGGGTCGTGGTTATGGCCCCGTTTTGGTCAGTCGCGAATTTTCGAAAATGGAGAATCTCAATGGTAAACGGGTTGGAGTTCCGGGCATACCGACTACCGGTTGGTTTCTCCTGAAATGCTTTTGTCCGGATGCCCTCATGATAGAGATGCAATTCGATGAAATCGCCGATGCAATCAACGCGGGAAATCTCGATGCCGGAGTGATGATCCATGAAGAGCTTCTCTACTATCCGCAACTGGGACTGAAGTGCGTGGCAGACCTGGGGGCCGAATGGTGTCAGAGGCACGATTTACCATTGCCTGTTGGTCTGAATGTCATCAGACGAAGTCTCGGAACTGCCTCCATGGAAAGAATCTGTTCAGGGATCCGACAAAGCCTTGAATTTTCACTAGCTCACTCAAGTGAAGCTCTATCGCGTGTCCGCAGAATGGGGCGAGGTGAAGCGGGGCAGTGCACGGAAAAATTTGTTTCGATGTTCGCCAATAGCGACTCGGTTCGAATGCCTGCTGATGTCCGGGAGGCTTTAAACGTCCTACTTTGTCAGGTTGTGGATCTAGGGATGAGTTCAGAAATGCCTCAATTGACGATTATTGAAGGGATGATCCCTGAACGGATACATGCACACAAGCAAGTTGGATAA
- a CDS encoding alpha/beta hydrolase: MSYLPKTESNPITENVWFASGENKLHGLLSYPEDANPHTAVVFAGPHPLLGGNMNNNVVKNICEGLALHFYAALRFDYPGVGQSEGSAINSPQRMAEFWKTSHITGEESFSCDLQAALGFLKNLGQSLPLAIIAYSFGCSLLPLLTLPEQVYAAVLIAPTITKHDYSNFKAFKLPILVVTSEDDFANDNSCLDTWYDSLIMPRKRISRRCDNHFFRGHEEWLLQKVLEFLSSPTR, translated from the coding sequence ATGTCCTATCTTCCCAAGACTGAAAGCAACCCAATCACAGAGAATGTCTGGTTTGCTAGTGGTGAGAATAAGCTACACGGGCTTCTTTCTTATCCCGAAGATGCGAACCCACACACCGCAGTAGTGTTCGCCGGACCTCATCCACTTCTCGGCGGCAACATGAATAACAATGTGGTCAAGAATATCTGTGAAGGATTGGCGCTTCATTTCTACGCCGCACTTCGATTCGATTATCCAGGGGTCGGTCAGAGCGAGGGATCGGCTATCAACTCGCCACAACGGATGGCGGAGTTCTGGAAAACTTCGCACATTACTGGTGAGGAAAGCTTTTCGTGCGATCTTCAGGCCGCGCTTGGATTCCTTAAAAACCTAGGTCAATCGCTTCCACTAGCGATCATTGCTTACAGTTTCGGTTGCTCGCTGCTGCCGCTTCTGACACTTCCTGAGCAGGTTTACGCGGCCGTTTTAATTGCGCCCACGATTACTAAGCACGATTACTCGAATTTCAAAGCTTTCAAGTTGCCCATTTTGGTCGTGACCTCCGAAGACGATTTCGCGAACGATAATTCTTGCCTCGATACCTGGTACGATTCACTGATCATGCCCCGCAAGAGGATCAGTCGCCGGTGTGACAATCATTTTTTTCGAGGTCATGAAGAGTGGTTGCTCCAAAAAGTGCTGGAATTTTTGAGTAGCCCGACGAGGTAA
- a CDS encoding SDR family oxidoreductase — translation MPQQRGVLLTGATGFLGQYLVKDLLQRMGTTTVLVRNSKQANGFERISEIVELWEERLQKKLSKPFIICGDLSDLKSSLSKADKNWIQKNCSSVLHCAANLSFRKTPEQEPFKTNLNGTRALLDLCESLSVSNWHHISTAFVSGRRSGTILEQEATGESGFHNPYEESKFLAEVAVRNAKKIHSTIYRPSIIVGDSETGYTTTYTGLYRFLELAVRLARSIPQKTLATSTLRIPFDGNEEWNLIPVDWVARTILKLFNRSSSGGKIFHLVSDSPIKTSFIRDIGVETLRLTNIELAKIPAKNIFSRLDELFRQGVQEYWPYISGNPLFSMENLLAELPDARPPRIDRTVLERLIRFADNDHWGKKSSGKPGYSGTINSESACAVYIEKTFPILARRSDLAREAKLDVTVTITLTGKGGGCWTCKWEKGELIFTRPGIPESATVKYISDTQTFAAIISGRQSPQEAFFEQKIAIKGDVESGLKLAYLFGQFITETPVGTSTPKEVADVLSSQD, via the coding sequence ATGCCTCAGCAGCGAGGCGTTTTACTTACGGGCGCGACAGGATTTCTCGGTCAGTATCTAGTAAAAGATCTCCTTCAGCGAATGGGCACTACAACTGTACTGGTTAGAAATTCTAAGCAAGCAAATGGTTTTGAACGAATATCAGAAATCGTTGAGTTATGGGAAGAAAGGTTACAGAAAAAGCTCTCTAAACCCTTTATTATCTGCGGCGATTTAAGCGATCTCAAGTCGAGTCTCAGCAAAGCGGATAAGAACTGGATTCAGAAAAATTGCTCGAGTGTTTTACATTGTGCTGCGAATCTCTCCTTTCGGAAAACACCGGAGCAAGAACCCTTTAAAACAAATTTAAACGGTACTCGGGCACTTCTGGATCTCTGCGAATCATTGAGCGTTTCCAATTGGCATCACATATCGACCGCTTTTGTAAGCGGCAGAAGATCGGGAACGATTCTTGAACAGGAAGCCACGGGAGAATCAGGATTTCACAATCCGTACGAAGAGAGCAAATTTCTTGCGGAAGTTGCTGTCAGAAATGCAAAAAAAATCCACTCCACGATATACCGTCCCTCCATCATCGTTGGCGACAGCGAAACCGGCTACACAACGACTTATACAGGTCTATATCGTTTTCTGGAACTCGCTGTTCGACTGGCGAGGTCTATTCCTCAAAAGACGTTAGCAACATCAACACTGCGAATCCCCTTCGATGGAAACGAGGAATGGAATCTCATTCCCGTGGATTGGGTGGCTCGGACGATTCTTAAACTGTTTAACCGATCGAGCAGCGGTGGAAAGATCTTCCACTTGGTTTCGGATTCACCAATAAAAACGAGTTTCATTCGAGATATCGGCGTAGAGACACTTCGTCTGACGAACATCGAACTTGCAAAAATACCTGCAAAAAATATTTTCAGCCGATTGGACGAACTGTTTCGCCAGGGGGTTCAGGAGTACTGGCCTTACATTTCAGGAAATCCGTTATTTTCCATGGAAAATCTACTGGCGGAGCTTCCAGATGCACGGCCACCTCGGATAGATCGAACGGTGCTTGAGAGGCTGATCCGATTTGCTGATAACGACCACTGGGGCAAAAAGTCTTCCGGGAAGCCTGGCTATTCCGGAACCATAAATTCAGAGTCAGCCTGTGCCGTCTACATTGAGAAAACTTTCCCGATATTGGCTCGCCGATCAGATCTGGCGAGAGAAGCGAAATTGGACGTCACGGTGACCATAACACTTACTGGCAAGGGAGGTGGTTGTTGGACATGTAAATGGGAAAAGGGAGAACTGATCTTCACGCGACCGGGAATTCCAGAATCGGCCACGGTGAAGTATATTTCCGACACACAAACTTTTGCGGCCATTATCTCGGGGAGACAATCTCCTCAAGAAGCGTTCTTCGAGCAGAAAATTGCCATCAAAGGCGACGTTGAATCCGGTCTCAAATTAGCTTACTTATTCGGACAATTTATTACAGAAACCCCAGTGGGCACATCGACACCCAAGGAGGTGGCTGATGTCCTATCTTCCCAAGACTGA
- a CDS encoding ABC transporter ATP-binding protein codes for MSSPILSVSCLSKTHGEGESRVQALRSVTMTVEAGEFAVLMGVSGSGKSTLLNLLAGLDRPTSGSIRLYGEEIADLDDDARTILRRQRIGLIFQSFQLLESLTAEENVALPLTIGGMKARDARHRAAETLECVGLAKRRLHRPHQLSGGEQQRVAIARALAIKPAILLADEPTGNLDTKEGERIILLLKDLVEIQGQTLVLVTHDPSHEKYADRIIHLRDGHIVEEMLQPRNNNRILPTAWNRLPIAA; via the coding sequence ATGAGTTCACCGATTCTTTCGGTCTCCTGTCTCTCCAAGACTCATGGCGAAGGGGAATCACGCGTTCAAGCACTTCGTAGCGTAACCATGACTGTAGAGGCGGGGGAATTCGCGGTACTCATGGGGGTATCTGGCTCGGGAAAAAGTACTCTGCTCAATCTACTAGCCGGACTTGATCGGCCGACCTCCGGAAGTATTCGACTTTATGGAGAAGAGATCGCTGATCTCGATGACGATGCCCGGACCATTCTGAGACGACAGCGGATCGGCCTCATCTTCCAATCCTTCCAGCTTCTGGAATCCTTAACGGCCGAGGAGAACGTCGCTTTGCCTCTGACGATTGGCGGCATGAAGGCTCGCGATGCCCGACATCGCGCTGCCGAGACGCTCGAATGTGTCGGTTTAGCGAAAAGACGTCTGCATCGGCCTCATCAGCTCTCGGGCGGCGAACAACAAAGAGTGGCGATCGCTCGAGCGCTGGCCATCAAGCCGGCAATTCTGCTCGCAGATGAACCTACGGGGAACCTGGACACCAAAGAAGGAGAACGAATTATCCTTCTTCTCAAGGATCTGGTGGAGATCCAGGGACAAACTCTGGTGTTGGTCACCCACGATCCCAGCCATGAAAAATATGCGGATCGAATCATCCATTTGAGGGATGGGCATATCGTCGAGGAGATGCTCCAACCGCGTAACAATAATCGGATTCTCCCCACGGCGTGGAATCGGTTGCCGATTGCCGCCTAA
- a CDS encoding FtsX-like permease family protein, producing MHLRDYSMRESIRRYGRTTLTLLGITIGMASIVAVKITISTIHQTYAGVFANASAKPDLEITSASQKGIEENSLGAILQNVEAIQEIRSQVRGLVAAVTEKGPVPVSLFGSTPDRTLKLITGSELKADNEALMEQSLAKSLNIQCGDQFQVLSERGAAELKLVGVLKSGLLGEVNSRGIVTNLETAQQVFNFDSRVSCLQIFLKAGCDAESTRSLIERFLPEGWYVKDASAQSAATSDALGATEMGLMFLGVIVIASAVFMCLNSFLLTFNERRKQFAILRTIGATSVQIQKLILAEALLMGIAGSILGCLLGLILAQALIRGMSLVLCLEFPGPYITWTPFIWALLLGPLLSVLAGLLPARLAACRQPLDELKPVDCGTKCSKGYKCCLPIGLLLLAGSIGVRWLISFSSLNGELKSTIFVASLLGTVLAGVCLLPSMIKFVLQMFSHCFAGVEGNLAVQNLIRYRSRTELTAAVLFLSLAIMVTFGQTISDISSDLHQWCSQAIVADYVLRGSKPDNSLSIVTSLPESAEHEIEQLAGVAAVDKLSFIRSQVNGRSVLILARGLPKDGSLPLVIREGNAISAREALQRGEAMLGTALAQDLGLHAGDFIQINTAKGEQRVRVAGTVTEYAVGGMALFMEWDAARSLLEFQGVNAYMISAKSGEAEQLRQSLVRFSGERKYYLEHIGELRSSIEGFLSNVTGVLWCLMVMVFVVASLSVVNTLFMNVRDQSRELGILRAIGLKQCQLKKVIRLQAVLLACTVIVPGIAVGLILSQAIETGGTAKLPSTPEFAIRGWVLIGSSLLALLVAGFAGILPARRAARMPVMAAMQS from the coding sequence ATGCATCTTCGCGACTACAGCATGCGTGAGTCAATTCGCCGTTATGGTAGAACCACGCTGACACTACTCGGCATCACAATCGGTATGGCCAGTATCGTGGCCGTGAAAATCACCATCTCGACAATCCATCAAACTTACGCGGGCGTCTTCGCGAATGCCAGTGCGAAACCGGATCTTGAGATTACCAGTGCGAGCCAAAAAGGAATCGAAGAAAATTCCCTTGGGGCAATTCTGCAAAATGTGGAGGCCATCCAGGAAATCCGCTCTCAAGTTCGGGGCTTGGTCGCTGCGGTGACGGAAAAGGGGCCGGTACCCGTCAGTCTTTTCGGCTCCACTCCCGATCGCACGCTGAAATTGATAACCGGATCCGAACTTAAAGCGGATAATGAAGCTTTGATGGAACAATCTCTAGCGAAATCGCTGAACATTCAGTGCGGAGACCAGTTTCAAGTTCTCAGCGAGCGCGGCGCGGCCGAGTTAAAATTGGTGGGGGTGTTGAAATCGGGATTGCTGGGTGAAGTGAATTCGCGCGGAATCGTTACCAATCTCGAGACGGCTCAGCAAGTATTCAATTTTGATTCTCGCGTTTCCTGCTTGCAGATTTTTCTTAAAGCAGGCTGCGACGCAGAATCCACTCGTTCGTTAATTGAGCGATTTCTGCCGGAAGGCTGGTACGTTAAGGATGCCAGTGCTCAATCGGCGGCGACCTCCGATGCCCTCGGCGCTACTGAGATGGGACTGATGTTTCTGGGTGTGATCGTGATCGCATCGGCAGTCTTTATGTGTTTAAACTCGTTCCTGCTCACTTTTAACGAACGCCGCAAACAATTTGCTATCTTACGCACGATTGGTGCCACCTCCGTCCAGATCCAGAAGCTCATACTTGCCGAGGCTTTATTAATGGGCATTGCCGGTTCAATCCTTGGCTGCTTACTCGGTCTAATTTTGGCTCAGGCCTTGATTCGCGGGATGTCGCTCGTTTTGTGTCTCGAATTTCCCGGTCCGTATATAACTTGGACGCCCTTTATCTGGGCTTTGCTTCTCGGTCCTCTTCTCTCTGTCCTGGCGGGGCTTCTGCCGGCACGCCTCGCCGCTTGCCGACAGCCTCTCGATGAACTTAAACCGGTCGATTGTGGCACGAAATGTTCCAAAGGGTATAAGTGCTGCCTCCCGATCGGTCTGCTTTTGCTCGCAGGGTCGATTGGCGTACGTTGGTTAATATCCTTTTCTTCTTTGAATGGTGAACTCAAGAGTACAATTTTCGTGGCTTCGTTACTCGGGACTGTCCTCGCTGGAGTCTGTCTGTTACCTTCGATGATCAAATTCGTGCTTCAGATGTTCTCGCACTGCTTCGCCGGTGTGGAAGGGAATTTGGCCGTCCAGAACCTGATCCGTTACCGTTCCCGAACCGAACTGACCGCGGCTGTATTATTTCTGTCGCTGGCCATCATGGTGACGTTCGGCCAAACGATTTCGGATATCTCGTCCGATCTCCACCAATGGTGCAGTCAAGCGATCGTCGCCGATTACGTTCTTCGGGGGTCCAAGCCCGATAATTCGCTTTCGATAGTAACGTCTCTCCCGGAAAGTGCTGAACATGAAATTGAACAACTGGCCGGGGTAGCCGCAGTCGACAAGCTCTCTTTCATTCGTTCTCAAGTGAATGGCCGAAGTGTTTTGATTCTCGCGCGAGGGCTTCCCAAGGATGGCAGCCTGCCGCTGGTGATTCGGGAGGGGAATGCAATTTCCGCTCGGGAAGCACTACAGCGTGGCGAAGCGATGCTCGGTACCGCACTGGCTCAAGATTTGGGCCTGCATGCCGGAGATTTCATTCAGATTAATACTGCGAAAGGAGAGCAGCGAGTTCGGGTGGCGGGCACGGTCACGGAATATGCCGTCGGTGGCATGGCTCTTTTCATGGAATGGGACGCCGCAAGAAGCTTGCTCGAATTCCAAGGTGTGAACGCCTATATGATTTCCGCTAAGTCCGGTGAAGCGGAACAACTCCGTCAGTCGCTGGTCCGTTTTAGCGGGGAACGAAAATACTATCTCGAACATATCGGAGAACTGCGCAGCTCTATCGAAGGATTTCTTTCGAATGTCACTGGAGTGCTTTGGTGTCTGATGGTCATGGTCTTCGTCGTCGCCTCTTTAAGTGTGGTCAACACCCTGTTTATGAACGTACGCGACCAGAGCCGGGAGTTGGGAATTCTTCGTGCGATCGGTTTGAAGCAGTGTCAGCTAAAAAAAGTCATTCGGCTGCAGGCTGTTTTGTTGGCTTGCACTGTGATAGTGCCGGGCATTGCTGTAGGATTGATCTTATCGCAAGCGATCGAGACTGGCGGCACGGCCAAACTGCCTTCCACCCCGGAATTTGCAATTCGAGGTTGGGTCCTAATCGGTAGTTCGCTTCTGGCACTCTTGGTAGCTGGATTCGCAGGCATCTTACCAGCTCGTCGAGCAGCCCGGATGCCGGTAATGGCGGCCATGCAAAGTTGA
- a CDS encoding Gfo/Idh/MocA family protein: MTLQNINRRDALKTIAAGTLAVPMVYRHHASAAPIETVYHASFGASGMAGSDIASLTESKNLKLVAVAEVDLNKVGEIKKRFPDVKIYQDWRELLDKEKSLNSVNISTPDHMHAPITMRAMQQGLHVYTQKPLTQTIYEARQLSKTASEKKLISQMGIQIHSHEVHRSVVATIQAGAIGKVKEVHSWSGKGWGDTANRPDRKDEIPKGFNWDSWLGVAQDRPFIGGGYYHPGNWRKRLDFGTGTFGDMGCHILDPVFGSLALTSPKSVHSYGPNTNEYNWTLDVKVKYVFPGTAFTTDTVELTWYNGALRPEANVTGLIGNAKLSDQGSIYIGTKGVMYSPYIAAPVLLGEASGGKVVKMDGRNHYLQFVEAVRGNDKTSAPFEYAGPLTESVLLGCLATRFSKKTLEWDAKNLMVTNEKLANQFVRKTYRKGWEVEGL, from the coding sequence ATGACCTTACAAAATATCAATCGTCGCGACGCTCTAAAGACGATCGCAGCGGGGACCCTGGCAGTCCCCATGGTTTATCGCCATCATGCTTCCGCCGCACCCATTGAAACCGTTTATCATGCCAGTTTCGGCGCCAGTGGCATGGCCGGATCGGATATCGCCTCCCTAACGGAAAGCAAAAATCTCAAATTGGTCGCCGTCGCGGAAGTCGATCTTAACAAGGTCGGGGAGATTAAAAAGCGATTCCCCGATGTGAAGATCTATCAGGACTGGCGAGAGCTGCTGGATAAAGAGAAATCTCTCAATTCCGTAAACATATCTACTCCCGATCACATGCATGCCCCGATTACCATGCGTGCCATGCAACAGGGACTGCACGTCTATACTCAGAAACCTCTGACTCAGACGATTTACGAAGCTCGCCAGCTAAGCAAAACGGCTTCTGAGAAGAAATTGATCTCGCAGATGGGAATTCAGATTCACTCTCACGAAGTCCATCGCAGCGTCGTTGCTACCATTCAAGCGGGTGCAATCGGTAAAGTGAAGGAAGTTCATAGTTGGAGCGGGAAAGGGTGGGGGGACACCGCTAACCGACCTGATCGGAAAGACGAAATTCCCAAGGGCTTCAACTGGGATTCCTGGCTGGGCGTCGCTCAAGATCGGCCGTTTATTGGAGGTGGTTATTATCATCCCGGCAATTGGAGAAAGCGACTCGATTTCGGCACCGGGACCTTTGGCGATATGGGCTGCCATATCCTGGATCCCGTTTTCGGATCCCTCGCGCTGACCTCGCCGAAGTCGGTACACTCGTACGGCCCGAATACCAACGAATACAACTGGACGCTCGACGTTAAAGTGAAATACGTCTTCCCAGGAACTGCTTTCACGACCGATACTGTTGAGCTCACCTGGTACAACGGAGCCCTGCGACCCGAGGCTAACGTTACCGGATTAATCGGTAATGCGAAATTGAGCGATCAAGGATCGATTTATATCGGTACCAAAGGGGTGATGTACTCCCCTTATATCGCAGCACCCGTGCTCCTGGGCGAAGCATCTGGTGGCAAAGTCGTAAAAATGGATGGCCGCAATCATTATTTGCAGTTCGTGGAAGCTGTGAGAGGGAATGACAAAACCTCCGCTCCATTCGAGTATGCGGGGCCATTGACGGAATCGGTGCTGCTGGGCTGCCTGGCAACCCGATTCTCCAAAAAGACTTTGGAATGGGACGCCAAAAATCTCATGGTCACCAATGAGAAATTGGCGAATCAGTTCGTCCGAAAAACCTACCGAAAAGGTTGGGAAGTAGAAGGTTTGTAA
- a CDS encoding 3-keto-disaccharide hydrolase yields MKLIRFNLLFVAGLLALLNSNSRARAQDPVSPAGFSLLFNGKDLTGWHGMPHFNPYDLAKMPESERKAQLEKWTADAKKHWSVKEGVLINDGNGAYLTTDKDYGDFELLLEYKTVALADSGVYLKATPQVQIWDYTKAGGKWNLGADKGSGGLWNNSPGAPGKDPLVLADKPFGEWNSMKILMIGERVTVYLNDKLVVDFARLENFWNKNLPLMLKGPIQLQTHGGEISWRKMYIREIASKEANEILRKHNTKGFESYFNGKDFTGWAGPLDNYQVVEGAILCKPHKGGTIYTSTEFTDFVARAEYRLPPAGNNGFAIRYPGQGDTAYVGMCEIQVLDDTAKVYEKLDTRQYNGSAYGMTAAHRGYARPVGEWNFEEITVVGSKIVVELNGNRILDTDLSKVTEYMANSAHPGKTRTSGHFGFAGHNDPVAFKNIEIKKLDSKKLESKAEQK; encoded by the coding sequence ATGAAACTCATTCGATTCAACCTGTTATTTGTGGCGGGTTTACTCGCCTTACTGAATTCCAATTCGAGAGCGCGTGCCCAGGATCCCGTTTCTCCGGCCGGCTTTTCCTTGCTTTTCAACGGTAAGGACCTCACAGGCTGGCATGGCATGCCCCATTTCAATCCATACGATCTGGCCAAGATGCCCGAAAGCGAAAGAAAAGCTCAGCTCGAAAAATGGACGGCGGATGCCAAAAAACACTGGTCGGTCAAAGAGGGGGTCCTGATCAACGACGGCAACGGTGCTTATCTGACAACCGATAAAGATTACGGCGATTTTGAACTTCTGCTGGAATACAAGACCGTTGCACTCGCGGACAGCGGAGTTTATCTGAAGGCCACTCCTCAGGTCCAGATTTGGGACTACACAAAGGCCGGTGGAAAATGGAACCTGGGAGCCGATAAAGGCAGTGGCGGGCTCTGGAATAACAGCCCTGGAGCCCCTGGGAAGGATCCCCTGGTTCTCGCCGATAAGCCCTTTGGCGAATGGAATTCGATGAAAATTCTGATGATTGGCGAACGGGTCACCGTTTATCTCAACGACAAATTGGTAGTCGATTTCGCCCGGCTGGAAAATTTCTGGAACAAAAATCTTCCACTCATGCTGAAGGGGCCGATTCAATTGCAGACTCACGGCGGTGAGATCAGTTGGCGGAAGATGTACATTCGCGAGATTGCCTCGAAGGAAGCAAACGAAATTTTGCGTAAGCACAACACCAAAGGATTTGAAAGCTATTTCAACGGCAAAGATTTCACAGGTTGGGCGGGGCCGTTGGACAATTATCAAGTCGTCGAAGGGGCTATCCTCTGTAAACCCCATAAAGGAGGAACGATCTACACCTCCACCGAGTTCACCGATTTTGTCGCTCGAGCCGAATACCGCCTACCCCCGGCTGGAAACAACGGCTTTGCTATCCGCTATCCCGGCCAGGGTGATACGGCCTATGTTGGAATGTGCGAAATTCAAGTTCTCGACGACACGGCCAAAGTTTACGAGAAATTGGATACTCGACAGTACAACGGCTCGGCCTATGGGATGACGGCCGCGCATCGAGGTTACGCCCGACCGGTCGGCGAGTGGAACTTCGAGGAAATTACCGTCGTCGGCTCGAAAATTGTTGTGGAGTTAAACGGCAATCGAATTCTCGATACCGATCTCAGCAAAGTCACGGAATACATGGCGAACAGCGCTCACCCCGGTAAGACGCGTACGAGTGGCCACTTCGGTTTCGCTGGTCATAACGATCCGGTTGCATTCAAGAACATTGAGATCAAGAAGCTGGATTCGAAAAAGTTGGAATCCAAGGCGGAACAAAAGTAA
- a CDS encoding RNA polymerase sigma factor produces the protein MEFQRLLREHERILFKIAYGYCRNPGERQDLIQEICLQLWKGFPRYDAARPFPTWMFRIGLNVAISFKRKTYTRKAGVISDLEFIAAKESPVEIELERNEQLERLNSMIHQLDELNRALLILYLEDHSTREISEILGISETNVTTKIHRLKSYLRSQMESNKTPRGE, from the coding sequence GTGGAGTTTCAGCGATTACTTCGCGAGCATGAGCGAATTCTGTTCAAAATTGCTTATGGCTATTGCCGAAACCCCGGTGAGCGACAGGATCTCATTCAAGAAATCTGCCTGCAATTGTGGAAAGGATTCCCGCGATACGATGCCGCAAGACCTTTCCCTACCTGGATGTTTAGAATCGGCCTGAATGTCGCAATATCGTTCAAGCGAAAAACTTACACCCGCAAAGCGGGGGTAATCTCTGATCTGGAGTTCATCGCTGCGAAAGAGAGTCCTGTTGAAATCGAATTGGAAAGAAACGAACAGTTGGAGCGGTTGAACTCAATGATCCATCAGCTCGATGAGTTGAATCGAGCTCTGTTAATCCTCTATCTGGAGGATCACAGTACGCGAGAAATTTCGGAAATTCTGGGAATCAGCGAGACGAATGTGACAACGAAAATTCATCGTTTGAAGAGCTACCTTCGCTCTCAAATGGAATCGAATAAGACACCGCGAGGAGAATGA